The following coding sequences lie in one Aspergillus luchuensis IFO 4308 DNA, chromosome 8, nearly complete sequence genomic window:
- a CDS encoding MOSC domain-containing protein (COG:S;~EggNog:ENOG410PM3D;~InterPro:IPR005302,IPR005303,IPR011037;~PFAM:PF03476,PF03473;~SECRETED:SignalP(1-27);~go_function: GO:0003824 - catalytic activity [Evidence IEA];~go_function: GO:0030151 - molybdenum ion binding [Evidence IEA];~go_function: GO:0030170 - pyridoxal phosphate binding [Evidence IEA]): METSTLLLLTTLTILLLPFLLSPKATHILKHNLNLLRHHHPKPTTIHSLYIYPIKSCRGIRLPQTTLHKHGLSLDRRWMFIDAKTNQFLTIRQDSRMTLITTALSADSSHLLISIPSFSKDKEISLPTNPTPDWLAQHTTLEHVTIWDTVTDAYAYGPDVNAFFSDFLGREVKLVYKGPERRILRGNGAPEILGREQDTYFPDVHPVLIASAASIEELNARLVKGGNEAITIERFRPNIVVTGDVPWEEDSWKVVRIVGNDKDGKRGDGAVELDVVARCARCQVPNVDPDTAEKHRRQPWDTLMKYRRVDEGIKFKPCFGMLSAPRQEGRVEVGMGFEVVEVTDGHRYIKGF; this comes from the coding sequence ATGGAAacatccaccctcctcctcctcaccaccctcaccatcctcctcctccccttcctcctctcccccaaggccacccacatcctcaaacacaacctcaacctcctccgccaccaccaccccaaacctaccaccatccactccctctaCATCTATCCCATAAAATCCTGTCGAGGGATCCGTCTCCCCCAGACAACCCTACACAAGCACGGCCTCTCCCTCGACCGCCGCTGGATGTTCATCGACGCAAAAACCAACCAATTCCTCACCATCCGACAAGACTCGCGCATGACGCTCATCACAACAGCCCTCTCCGCGGACTCCTCCCACCtgctcatctccatcccctctttctccaaggacaaggaaatTTCCCTCCCGACAAACCCTACTCCCGATTGGCTCGCGCAACATACTACACTCGAACACGTCACGATCTGGGACACAGTAACAGATGCCTATGCGTACGGACCTGACGTCAACGCTTTCTTCAGTGATTTTCTCGGCCGAGAGGTGAAGCTAGTGTATAAGGGCCCTGAGCGCCGCATTTTGCGCGGGAACGGCGCCCCCGAGATTCTGGGTAGAGAGCAGGATACTTATTTCCCGGATGTGCATCCGGTGTTGATTGCTTCGGCGGCGTCGATTGAGGAGTTGAATGCGAGATTGGTGAAGGGTGGGAATGAGGCTATTACTATTGAGAGGTTCAGGCCGAATATTGTGGTTACGGGGGATGTGCCGTGGGAGGAGGATTCGTGGAAGGTCGTGCGGATTGTAGGGAATGATAAGgatgggaagaggggagatggGGCAGTGGAGTTGGATGTCGTGGCTCGGTGCGCGAGATGTCAGGTTCCGAATGTTGATCCTGATACCGCGGAGAAGCATCGTCGGCAGCCGTGGGATACGCTTATGAAGTATCGGCGTGTGGATGAGGGAATTAAGTTCAAGCCTTGTTTTGGGATGTTGAGTGCCCCGAggcaggaggggagggtcGAGGTGGGTATGGGCTTTGAGGTTGTGGAGGTTACCGATGGACATCGGTATATTAAGGGTTTTTGA